The following is a genomic window from Armatimonadota bacterium.
GTGGCAGCGCCAACCATCGAGTGCATCACAGGGAGACTCGCTAGATGTACAACGAAAGTCTGATTGGGACTTTGAGCCTGATAATGATTGCGACTTCGGTCAGCGCGGTGGAGGCGCGGAACCTGCGCGTCTCGGCGTTCGCGTATGCGGCGCAGGCGCTGCTCATCTGCGGGCTCATCCTGGCGTTCGCGGTGGGCAGCCGCAACGTCGCGCTCTACGGCTGGGCGGCGGTCGCATTCGGCACCAAGGTGGTGCTCACGCCATGGCTCCTGTTCGCGTACGTCCGCCGCACCACCGACCGCGAAGTGCGAGCCATCATCGGCTTCGGCCCCTCGGTCATCATCGCGGTGCTCATCTTGGTGAGCTTCTATAAGCTCACCCATACCTACGCCGACTTCATGGCGCCAACCACCGCCGCGATGCACGGCGTGTTTCGCACCAATCTCGCCGTCGCGCTGACCGTGTTCGTCATCGGCATCTACGCCATTCTGTCCCGCCGCGACGCGATTAAGACCGTGGTCGGGCTCTGCCTGCTCGAAAACGCCGTGCACTTGAGCCTGGTGAGCCTGGCGCCCGGGATTCGCGAGACCGCGCTGATCGGTATCGCCACCGAGGTCGTGCTCACGGTGTGGCTGCTGCTCTACATCATCTCCGCAATCCACCAGAAGTTCGGCTCGACCGATACGTTTAAGTTGTCGGAGCTGCACTGGTGAGTCGCAGTCGGTCGCGAGATCACGGCGCTCTGCGTCCGGATACGGACAACCCAACCGGGGTCCGATTGGTGAGATTGGTCGCTGCAGGACAACGGCGCGTCACAATGCCGCGCCTGGGGCCCGATACCGGGCCGAGATATCATCCCGGGAGTTGCTAGATGCCCGATCACGTTGTGTCCATACTGCCTGCTCTGGTGTTTATCGTTCCCGCCCTATTCGGCGTCGCCGCATACTACGCGGGCGCCAAGATCGGCGTCGCAGCGCGCAACGCGGTCGTGCTCGTCGGCGCCTGCGCCACCGCCGCGCTCGCGATCGGCATGCTCTACCAGATGTTTGCGTACGAGGCCGTGCTCACGACGTGGGGGGAGGAGTTGCTCGTTGACGGCCTGAGCATGGTCATGGTGTTGGTCATCAGCGGGGTCGGCCTGTTTGCCGCGGTTTACGCCATTCGCTACATGCGGCATCAGACCGCGATCCACTGGCGCGACATCACCGAGCAGCGCCTCAACGTCTTCTATCTCTTCCTCATGCTGTTCATCGCCACCATGCTGTGGGGCGTCGTCACCAACAACGTCATCATGCTCTACGTCGCGGTGGAGGCGACGACCATCGCGTCGGGGCTGCTCGTGGCGTTCTATTGGGATCGCCGCGGGCTCGAGGCGGGCTACAAGTACCTGATGCTGCTCACCACCGGCATCACCTTCGCCCTCTTCGGCTGCGTGCTCATATACGCCTCCTCGACGTCCTACCTGGTCGGCTTCGACGCGCTCCTCATCAGCAAGATCAAACTCATCGCTGGGAAGTTTCCGCACAGCGTCGTCATTGCCATCTCGGCGGGGCTCATCGTCGGCTTCGGCACCAAGGCGGGCATCGCGCCGTTCCACCCCTGGCTCCCCGACGCCCACGCCGAGGCGCCGAGCCCGGTCAGCGCGCTCCTCTCCGGCGTCATGATTAAGATGGCGGTGTACGCGCTCGCCCGCACGATCACGATTTTCTTCCCGGCGTGGCCGGCGCTCAAGGTCTTCCTCGTCGGCCTCGGCGCGTTCACCATGGTGCTCGGCATCGTCATGGCCATCGTGCAGACCGACATCAAACGCCTCCTCGCCTACAGCTCGGTGAGCCAGATGGGCTACATCGTCATGGCCTTCGGCATCGGCACCTACCTCGGGGTCTATGGCGCCATCTTCCACCTCATCAACCACGGCATCTACAAGGCCTTGCTCTTCCTCGGCGCGGGCGCCATCATGTACAGCACCGGTATCCGCAGCCTGCACGACCTGGGTGGCCTCGGGCGCAAGATGCCGGTGACCTCGGCCTGCTTCTTCGTCGGCACCCTGGCGATCAGCGGGTTCCCGCTCTTCAACGGCTTCATGAGCAAGATCACCATCTTCCTCGCCGCGGCGCAAGCCCACATGTGGTGGGCCGCCATCATCGCCATCGCTACGGGAGTGCTGACCCTCGTCGTGATGGTGCACGCGGCGTATGCCATCTTCTGGGGACGGCCCAGGACGAGNNNNNNNNNNNNNNNNNNNNNNNNNNNNNNNNNNNNNNNNNNNNNNNNNNNNNNNNNNNNNNNNNNNNNNNNNNNNNNNNNNNNNNNNNNNNNNNNNNNNCCGGCTGCGGCTCAACCGCCTCCCACACCATGAGGTAGCGGACGCTATTGAAACCCCACTCGCGGAGCGCCATCACCTCGTCCTTGCTCGTCCACGGCATGAAGGGAAAAGACTTGGCGGAGCCCGACAGGTTGACCCCGTGGAGCATGAGCACCCGCCCCTGTTCATCCGCCACCCACCGACCCTCGGTGCGCGCGAAGGCGCGCGTGGCCCCTTCCGAGGCCTCACCGAAGGCCACAGCGGCGAGCAGCGGGGAGCCCACGAGAAGCACGCACATGAATAGCTCCAGCAACCGACGGCATCTGATCGTCATTGTAGTC
Proteins encoded in this region:
- a CDS encoding NADH-quinone oxidoreductase subunit K produces the protein MYNESLIGTLSLIMIATSVSAVEARNLRVSAFAYAAQALLICGLILAFAVGSRNVALYGWAAVAFGTKVVLTPWLLFAYVRRTTDREVRAIIGFGPSVIIAVLILVSFYKLTHTYADFMAPTTAAMHGVFRTNLAVALTVFVIGIYAILSRRDAIKTVVGLCLLENAVHLSLVSLAPGIRETALIGIATEVVLTVWLLLYIISAIHQKFGSTDTFKLSELHW
- a CDS encoding oxidoreductase encodes the protein MPDHVVSILPALVFIVPALFGVAAYYAGAKIGVAARNAVVLVGACATAALAIGMLYQMFAYEAVLTTWGEELLVDGLSMVMVLVISGVGLFAAVYAIRYMRHQTAIHWRDITEQRLNVFYLFLMLFIATMLWGVVTNNVIMLYVAVEATTIASGLLVAFYWDRRGLEAGYKYLMLLTTGITFALFGCVLIYASSTSYLVGFDALLISKIKLIAGKFPHSVVIAISAGLIVGFGTKAGIAPFHPWLPDAHAEAPSPVSALLSGVMIKMAVYALARTITIFFPAWPALKVFLVGLGAFTMVLGIVMAIVQTDIKRLLAYSSVSQMGYIVMAFGIGTYLGVYGAIFHLINHGIYKALLFLGAGAIMYSTGIRSLHDLGGLGRKMPVTSACFFVGTLAISGFPLFNGFMSKITIFLAAAQAHMWWAAIIAIATGVLTLVVMVHAAYAIFWGRPRT